The sequence below is a genomic window from Microbulbifer hydrolyticus.
AAATCCACTTCTTCCCAGAACTCGACCAGCTGCTGGGTATCGGTGGCCTTCTTGCCTTTCGCTTCGTAGGTGTCCACAACACCGTCATACTTGCCGATCAGCCAGTTCACTTCTTCGGAGTACTGCCCCAGGTGCCCTTTCAGGTCGTTGACATGGTCACCGATGGCACCGTTGGCAGATGCCTGACCTGCGGCCAGCAGAGCGATCAGGCCAAATACCAGGCCCAGTCCGCGATTCTTCCGTAAACGTTCTAGAGATTGCATAGTCACTCCTGATTTTCGAACCCCGCAAATGATACTCATTATCAAAGGCAAGATAAAGCGCTGTTAAAGGCACCCGTGCATCTGTGATCGAACAGGTCCTGATCACTTCATTCGGAGGGTTTCGTTGCGACTGATGGTGGTATTGAGAATCTGTTCGCCGCTCCCCGTCGCGGCAGAATCCTACCAGCCCGGGGCAGGCATTTCACCCACTTAATCGGCGCGTAAGTGCTGAATACAGCCGAAGGGAGCACTGGTCATCTTGCGGATTTGCTCCGGCCTGCCGGCCGGAGCCCGACAACGCGAGATGACGATGATTAACAGACCGTAGATGGCTAGTCTTACCAGTGCCCAAGAGCTGGTATAGTGGCCCCCCTCACCCCAAATAGCGGTGCCCAACTGAAGGAGAACACCCCCGTTGATCACTAAGGCCAAAGCTACCCTGCAGCACATTGCTAACGGTCTACAAGTGCGCCTTAACCGGTGTTTACCGCGCCGCGTCCCGATCGCGTTCAAACTGGCGCTGGTTATGACGCTCCTTCTGGTACTGGGGATGGCGAGCCTCGGTCTGTTTATCAGCGATAACCAGAACCGTTTGCTGCGCACACAATTGCATGATTTCGGCAACACCATGGCATTACAGCTGGCGAAACTGGCCAGCGAACCCATTCTGTCAGAGAACAGCCTGAACCTGCGCATGCTGACCACCAACCTGGGGCAAGACGAAAAAGTCCTTGGCGCGGGCATCTACGCCCACGATGGCAGACTGCTGTCGGCAACGGGCATCCAGCCTGACCTGACTGCTGCCGCTTTTGAATCCGCGGAAACGTTTGCTTACCCGTGGTTTCGACAAACCACCGATGGATCTCCGGAACGCCTGATCAGCTTTATAACACCCGCCACCTACCAGGGTGTCCGCGCCGGTTCGGTGATGGTAACCCTGTCAGCATCACAGATGGACCAGGCCACGGTCAGTGCACGTAATGCCATTGTCTACGCCACGCTCGCCATGACCCTTCTCGCGTCCTTGCTCGCCTACTGGCTGAGCCGACGCCTGTCACTGCCGATCCATCATTTGATGGAAGCAACCCGGGCCATAGGTCGCGGCGATCTGGCAATCCGCATCAATCAGCAACGTAATGACGAGATCGGATATCTATTCGAAGGGTTCAACAACATGGCCGCCGGGCTATTAAAGAAGTCTCAGGTTGAGCAGGTCTTTTCCCGCTACGTGTCGAAAAATGTTGCCGACCGGGTACTCGCCAACCTGGACGAGGTCCGCCTGGTCGACCGACCGATCGAGGCAACAGTCCTGTTCGCGGATATCACCGGTTTTACCGCGATGTCAGAAAAGCTGCAGCCAAGTCAGGTTTCCGAACTGCTAAATGAATATTTCTCTCACATCTCGCATGCCTGCTCATTGTACGGTGGCGTCGTCGACAAATTTATCGGCGACTGTGCGATGCTGGCATTCGGCGTGCTGGAAGATGATACCGACCACGCGTTCAACGCGGTCAGCTGCGCAGTATTGATTCAACAGCTCGCGGCGCGGCTAAATGAACAGCGCCGGGCGGATGGCCGTCCCGAGGTGCATTTCCGCATCGGCATCAACTGCGGCGCAATGCTGGCTGGTAATCTAGGCTCCGACGAGCGGATGGAGTACACCGTGGTTGGCGATGCCGTCAACCTGGCATCCAGACTGTGCAGCGAGGCCCAGCCAGATCAAATCATTGTACGGCAGCAGCTGTATACCATGCTGCAGCCACGCATCGTCGCAAAGGCCGAGCGGACCATCCCGATTCGCGGAAAATCGGCGCCGGTCGGGATTTATTCAATCCAGAATATCCATCAAAAAGGCCAACAGGTTCTCGAGTCCAACCTGCAAAAATTACTGGATGCCCAACCCTCGCAAAAGAGCCGACGAGCGGTCGACCATGCATAATCGCCGGCTACCGTTTATAGGGTTTCTGCTGTTGCCCATATTCCAGATATTGCCTGGGTGTAGCCTGATTGCGACACCACAGAAAATGCTGGAAGGGTTTCCACCAGACACGGTACAGCAGGTACGCCGACAGTCAGCCGAACTCGACCAACTACAAGACATGAGCACAGCGACACCCGCTCAGCAACAAGCAATCAAACAATTACACACCAGCCTGCGGCAATTCGAGAACGATGTAATCAGCACGGCAAGCCGCTTCGAAAAGCAGGGCGACTGGCACCGCGCGGAGCAGGTATTGGAGGGCGCCATACGCGCCCTGCCGGACAGCCAGGAACTGGCTTCCGCCCGGCAAGCGTTTTCAGAGCGACGTGACTTGCGCGAAGCACGGCTGCGCATGGAACTGGCAATTCACGAAGGGGAGCAATTACTGAAAGACGTCGACGCCTACCACCGTCTGCAACAGCTTCAGGGCCCCGGCGTAATGACCTGGCTGGAACAGAAAAACTTTCATCGAAAGCGTCGGGAATCAGCAGAAACGCTACACGAGTACTCGCAACTGGCCCTGCAGCGAAAGGACTACGTACAGGCACAGCGCGGCTTGAAGATCGCACAGCGCCTGTATGGCGACGACCTCGATCAAGACCAGAACCAGAGGCAACAGATAGAGCGGGAGCTGGCCCAGGTAAACCGCGAAATTCGCCAATCAAAACCGCAACCGGCTAAACCAGCCAAAGCCTCACGAAAAAACGCCAACGAGATACCGCTCAAGGAGCTGCAAGAGGCACTAAGCGCCGGCGACCTGCTCGGCGCTCGAAAGCAACTGAATCGACTGCGGCAACAGTGGCCAGAACATCCGCAGCTATTGTTTCTGCAATCAGAGCTTCAGCGACAGGTGGATACCCAGGTCGAAATCGCAATCAAGCGCGGTAACTATTTATACAGCCAGGGCGAAATCGAGCGCGCCCTGGAAGCTTGGCGCGAAGCAAAAGCCCTGGCACCGGAGAATGTCGAATTGCAGGCGAACATCGTCCGGGCCGAAAAAGTACTGGAAAACCTGAAAGCACTGTCAGCCCCATTTGGCATCAAGCACTAAATTTCACCCTAACCCCGCCCCACTTCTCGCTAGCCGGCCGCGGAAATAACTTTCAAATACTAGATCATACTCCACTGACCGGTGTACGCCGCGAATATAAATACGAGTAAATTGGTAGTGGCATGTGCTGTTATGGCATCTCCGACGTGCCGTGAACGCAGGCGTACATAGGCATAGATAAGCCCTGCAATGGTGCCCGCCACCCAGGCACCGTGCAGAGCGCCAAAGGCCAAAGATGAAACCAATACTCCAGTAACCGACCAGGGAAGCGCGCCATGCGTATAGTTGGGTGAGCGGCTGAGCTTACACAATAAATAGCCTCGAAATGCCAACTCTTCTGCGATTGGGACCGTAATTGCCGCCCCCAAAAACCTCAACGCCAGCCATAAGCCCGACCAAAGTTCAGGCGTGCCCCGCAGCATTTGCGAAAATGCCTGATCGGCTTCCACCCCAGTGTTGAAAAGCAACACAACCCAAATCACGGCCGCCCCTACTCCAGCGCCAAGTGCTTGAAAGCTAGGACGATATGGTATCAGGCGCAAGACAGGCCAAAACCAGGCTAGCGTAACCAGTACGGCAATAACACGCACCGGATATAACCAAATAAATTCGGACGAAAACGCCGACGTCAGCAAATCTGCAGCCAGTAACACGATCAAGGGCATAAGCGCGGCGGTGGCCCGCGCGCCATTGGTACGCTCAAGAGGCTCTGCGGCTTTGCGCGCCTGCGGCACTGTTCCTGTGTCAGCCCGCATTACAAAGCGCCAGTGGCTTGCAAACCAAAGGAGGCCAAACGAGGTAAGGATAAATAAAATCCATCCAGCCTGAGAATGAAAACCTCCTATAGCGACGTCCGCCGACCAGTAATAACCCAGCGCGACCAAGACTGCGATACGCACCACATTGAGCAGCCAGATAACCACTACACCCAGAGGAAACAGGACAAAGGCTCGAGGGAAGCGAAATTCTTTGCGGTTGAGATACAGATACAAGGCCAGAAAAGCAGAAATTAATCCGACACCTTCATAACCGGAGCATGCCGGCGCCACACTGACAAGAAAGTCACCCATGCCGAGTACTTTCTGACTCGGCTCGACCACCACCAGCTGGGGATTAAGCTGCGCCAGTAGATTGGAAGAGAAAACAAACGTTAAAGTGCTGAGTGGCCCCCAAAGACTGCCCGCCATTACAGTGAAAAGCCAAATCGCTGCCGTGACCAGGGCAGCAACAACAATAGGCTTCCGATAACGTACTGTTGTCCGCAACCAGAATCGTATAGGTGCAATCATCAGTAGCCAGCACACCAAACTTGTAATCAGCGCACCAAACCAGAACAAGTATGGAAGTATGCCGAGTTGGCCAGCCTCACCAGCGAACTCAAAAATCAGGAGTGAACTCTGCAGGAGAACCCAATAACTTAACAGCTGTGGCAGCAAGTAGACGCCAACACGCCTGATATCCGCTTCAAGCCTTACACTGTGTAACACCGAGCGCAGTTCTCGCTTAAGCAGGAGACACAATAGCGCCACATACAAAACGGCGATTTTCGCCGCCTTCCCGAGGTACCCAAAAAGTACTCGCCACCCATCGGTGGCGCCCTCCATTACCAGGGTATAGGCATCGAAACGCTGACTGATATAAAGCAGCTGTAGTACCAGTAGAAACGCAACGCCCAGCGGAAAGATCGCCCTGAAATGCTTAAGCAAAAGGCATTCCCTACCCAAGTGATATAAAGCTATATTTTCGTCAAAAAAAACCCCGGCCGTGAAAGCCGGGGTTTTGACATTCCTCGATTAAGCCTCCAGATTATTTGGAGGAGCGTCTTTCACGACGAACAGCGACCAGTCCCGCCAGCAGGGCGAATGCGATGCCTGCACCCGCAGTGTCAATTTCAGGAACAGAGTGCGCTTCTTTAGCACCCCCATGCTTTACACTGCCTTTACGCTCATTACCGCCTTCACGCTTGTGATCAAGATGCTGTTTCTTATCACCATCATCATGGGCACTGCGTTTGCCGTCAGCAAATGCCATAGGTGATGCAAGCAACAACAAGGCAAGACTGGCAAAAATATACTTTTTCATTAATTTTTCCCTTTAAATACTGCTGTTTTTCAGCGAGTACCCCTTTAAGTTCAGCTCCATGAACCGGATTATTGCCCACTTGGATAAACCAAGTGGCATGCCACCACGAAATAAGCTATTTAAACGATGACTTGGAGAACATCTCCCCATCAACAACAGTAACCAGCGACATACTGACAAGAAGTGGGGAAGCCAGAGGAAGGTTTACAGCCATTGCGTCCGGTTCGATTTTATCGCCACACACGGCCTGAACCGGATTGATAGCGTGACAGAGATCCAAACCCAAATGTGACGCAGGCCCACTTTTTTGGCGTTTAGCAAGAGTAAACGCCATTTCCACCCGGGTCTAGTAGCTATTCCCGCCAGATATCCAGCAATCAAACTTAATGACACCGAATTCAACGCGAGTTAATAAAATCTCGCCCGGGAACTTCCTGGATCCACTCAAATTTTCGCCATCGGCTTACTCGTTAACAGTGTTGCCGATGATTATGCGCTTGGCTTCCGGCTCGTCGACGTCGGTGAGACCCGAGAGGAACGGAGCCCGTAGCAGAACAAAAACCCACATAAAATAATAATGTCGCAAATATCAACCAAACTTACACATAAAAAAAGAACAAATACCTATCCGCCACTGGAATCAAATGACAATCGGGCGTATCTTCGACAACGTACAAATGACAACGCTATCATTTTCTGGTGACAGCGCTGTCCATTGCCGTCGGTGACTTGCGTGGCATCTGCCGCGACAGCACGGGGAGAGGTCGCCGCAGTTTCCTGCCGGCCACCGGCACAACAATTTGTACATTCATGTGGACTATCTCGCTGTAGCAGTAATAGAGAAAGCAACAGTGAGGTCGCGGCGGGGGATTCGCGGGGTTTGCGCATTGATTCGCCGTTGACCTTTTCGGTTTCAAACCAAGATGTTTCAAACCAGAATCACGGTGAACAAGGTGAAAAAAATGAAAATAACGACGTATTTACGGCTGACGGCGGCGACGCTGCTCGGCTTATTGGCCGGGCAGGCGTACGCCTACGACTGCGGGGGCCTTCAAGTTTATGTGGATGGCAGCACCTACAGCACGGGCGACACGGTGCAGAACAATTCGGTGGCCTACAACTGCAAGGTTGGCGGATGGTGCACGGTTGGTGGCCCCTACGCGCCCGGTGAAGGCTGGGCCTGGACCGAGGCCTGGTCCGATCTGGGTGCCTGTGACGGCAGCTCCTCTTCCAGTTCGTCATCCTCTTCATCCAGCAGTTCCTCTTCATCCAGTAGCTCCTCTTCCGGCGGAAGCTCCAGCGGTTCAACCAGCTGCAACAACTTGCCGGTATGGGATGCGACGACAGTTTATGTTGGCGGCAATGCCGTACAGCACTCAAGTGTGAAATACACCGCCAAGTGGTGGACCCAGGGCGACAACCCGAGCCAGGGCGGTGAATACGGCGTGTGGCGCAACGACGGTTCCTGTTCCGGTAGTTCCTCAAGTTCCAGCTCTTCCAGCTCCTCTGGTGGCTCCTCCGGCGGTTCCTCTTCCAGCAGCTCGTCAAGTGGCGCCTCTTCCAGTGGCGGAAGCCGACTGGGCGGTTACTTCGTGCAGTGGGGCGTGTACCAGCGCAATTACCATGTGAAAAATATCGTCACCAGCGGATCCGCCGAGAAACTGACTCACATTTACTACGCCTTCGGCAACGTGCAGAACGGCCAGTGCACCATCGGCGACTCCTATGCGGATTACGACCGGTTCTACAGCGCTGCAGAGAGCGTGGATGGCCAGGCGGATACCTGGGATACCGGTGCGCTGCGCGGCAGCTTCAACCAGTTGCGCAAGTTGAAGCAGATGTACCCACACATCAAAGTGCTGTGGTCCTTTGGCGGCTGGACCTGGTCCGGCGGCTTCGGTCAGGCAGCTCAGAACCCTCAGGCGTTTGCCGATTCCTGCTACAACCTGCTGCACGACCCGCGCTGGGATGGGGTGTTTGACGGCATCGACCTCGACTGGGAATATCCGAATGCCTGCGGCCTCAGCTGCGACACCAGCGGATACTCTTCACTGACCAATGTCATGGAAGCCATGCGCGCGCGTTTCGGCAATGAACTGGTCACCGCGGCGATTACTGCCGATGGCACCGCCGGTGGCAAGATCGATGCGGCAGATTATGCCGGTGCTTCCCAGTACGTCGATTTCTACAATGTCATGACCTATGACTTCTTCGGCGCATTCGACGCGGACGGCCCCACTGCCCCGCACTCGGCCCTGTATGACTACCCGGGAATTCCGAATGCCGGCTTCTATTCAGACCGCGCCATCCAGGCACTGAAGAACAAGGGCGTGCCCGCAAGCAAGCTCAACCTGGGTATCGGCTTCTACGGTCGCGGCTGGACCGGCGTCAGCCAGTCTGCCCCGGGCGGCTCCGCCACCGGCGCTGCAGCCGGTTCCTATGAGCCTGGAATCGAAGACTACAAGGTATTGAAGAATACCTGCCCGGCAACCGGCCTGGTGGCGGGTACTGCCTATGCGTTCTGCGGCAACAACTGGTGGAGCTATGACACTCCGTCCACCATCTCCGGCAAGATGCAGTACATTGCCGATCAGGATCTCGGGGGATCTTTCTTCTGGGAACTGAGCGGTGACACCGGCAATGGCGAACTGATTGAGGCCATGCACAGTAATCAATAATTTGAAATGAAGTAATGCTCTGCGGGCCTTGTGGCCCGCAGAGCAGACTGTTTCAAGAGAAGCTGCAATAGCTTGAAAACAAAAACCCAGCGCAAGCGCTGGGTTTTTTGATTAGCGGATTTTGAATTCCAGGCGATCAATCGCGCCCGTAATTCTCACCCGGTCACTCCCACTCAATCGTCGCCGGCGGCTTGCTGGAAACGTCGTAGGCCACACGGGAGATATTCTCGATCTCGTTGATGATGCGGTTGGATACCTTCTCGATCAGCTCGTAGGGCAGATGTGCCCAGCGCGCGGTCATAAAGTCCACAGTTTCTACCGCGCGCAGCGCCACCACATATTCATAGCGGCGGCCATCACCCACTACCCCCACTGACTTGACCGGCAGGAACACCACAAACGCCTGGCTGGTCTTGTGGTACCAGTCTGCGTTGTGCAGCTCTTCGATAAAGATCGCGTCCGCTTCGCGCAGGATATCCGCATACTCTTTTTTCACTTCGCCGAGGATGCGCACACCCAGACCCGGACCCGGGAATGGATGGCGGTAGACCATGTCGTAGGGCAGGCCCAGCTCCAGGCCGATCTTACGCACCTCATCCTTGAACAGTTCGCGCAGTGGCTCAACCAGTTCCAGCGCCATGTCTTCCGGCAAGCCACCCACGTTGTGGTGGGACTTGATCACATGCGCCTTACCGGTTTTGGCGGCGGCAGATTCGATCACGTCCGGATAGATGGTGCCCTGGGCCAGGAACTTCACACCTTTCAGCTTGGCTGCTTCCTCGTCGAAAATTTCGATGAAGGTGTTGCCGATAACCTTGCGCTTGGCTTCCGGTTCGTCGACACCGGCGAGACGGGAGAGGAACTGCTCTTCGGCATCAGCGCGAATAACCTTGACACCCATGTTGTCGGCGAACATCTTCATCACCTGATCGCCTTCGTTCTTGCGCAGCAGGCCGTTGTCTACGAACACACAGGTGAGCTGATCGCCGATGGCCTTATGCAACAATGCGGCCACCACGGAGCTGTCAACACCGCCGGACAATCCCAGCAGCACCTTGGAATCCCCGACCTGTGCGCGCACTTTGGCGATGGAGTCCTCGATAATATTTTCCGGGGTCCACAGTTTTTCACAGCCACACAGCTGGATCACAAAGTGTTCGTAAATGCGGGTGCCCTGGAGGGTGTGGGTTACTTCCGGGTGGAACTGTACGCCGAAGAAATTTTTCTCGGCATTGTACATACCCGCGATCGGGCAAGACGGGGTAGAAGCCATCAGCTCGAAGCCCTCTGGCATCTTCACCACTTTGTCGCCATGACTCATCCATACATCGAGCAGCGCACTGCCTGAGTCGTCCAGATGGTCCTTGATTTCGTGCAGCAGTGCGGACTGCCCCTCTACTTTCACCTGCGCGTAACCAAACTCGCGCACATTACTGCCTTCTACCGCACCGCCCAACTGGTGTGCCATGGTCTGCATGCCGTAACAGATGCCGAGTACCGGCACACCCAGTTCGAACACCGCCTGCGGCGCGCGCGGAGAACCGGCCTCCGGTACAGACTCCGGGCCACCAGCGAGAATGATGCCCCTTGGGTTGTACTCGCGGATCTCCTCGTCGGTCATATCGAACGCGCGGATCTCGGAAAACACCCCCAGTTCACGCACTCGGCGGGCGATCAGCTGGGTGTACTGGGAACCGAAGTCGAGGATCAGGATTCGGCTGGAATGGATATCTTGGCTCATGGCTTTCTCGTAACGGTTTTATAAACGGCAAACGGACCCTGAGAGGTCCGTTTGCGGTTCACTTGAAAGTGCACTTCTGTTTTTGTTTCCCCAATTTCTTGATCAGGGATGTTAACGGACCTGTTAGCGGCCGCCCACCGGATAGTTCGGTGCTTCCTTGGTGATCTGCACGTCGTGCACATGGGATTCACCCATGCCCGCCGCAGTCACCCGCACAAATTGCGGTCGGGTGCGCATGGTTTCCATATCCACACTGCCGGTATACCCCATGGCGGAGCACAGACCACCCATCATCTGGTGCACGATCGCAGAAATCGGGCCCTTGTAAGGTACGCGGCCTTCAATACCCTCCGGTACCAGTTTTTCGGCGCCCTTGCTGGCATCCTGGAAGTAGCGATCGGAGGAACCCTGGGTGCGGGACATGGCTCCAAGTGAGCCCATACCACGGTAGGATTTATAGGTTCGCCCCTGATACAGCTCCACTTCGCCCGGCGCCTCTTCGGTACCTGCCAGCATGGAGCCCATCATGACCGAGTAGGCTCCGGCCGCTATCGCCTTGGAGATATCGCCGGAGAAACGGATGCCACCGTCGGCAATCAGCGGGACGCCGGTACCTTCGAGCGCCTTTGCCACTTCCGCGATCGCGGTAATCTGGGGTACTCCAATACCGGTCACGATACGGGTAGTACAGATAGAGCCGGGGCCAATGCCCACTTTTACCGCGTCAGCACCCGCTTCCATCAATGCGATTGCCGCTTCGCCGGTCGCAATATTGCCCCCGATGACGTCTACCTGCGGGTGCATTTCCTTGATCCGGCGCACGCGGTCAATCACGTTCTTGCTGTGGCCGTGGGCGGTATCCACCACCAGCACGTCCGCGCCCGCCTCGACCAGAGCCGCAACGCGGTCGTCGGTGTCCGGGCTGGTGCCCACAGAAGCGCCAACGCGCAAGCGTCCATCGCTGTCTTTGCAGGAGTTGGGGTACTGCTCCGCCTTGTTGTAATCCTTGACGGTGATCAGGCCGCGCAATTCAAACTTGTCATTGACCACCAGCACCTTTTCGATGCGGTGTTTATGCAGCAGCTCGCGTACCAGTTCAGGGGAGGCACCCTCGTCGCAGGTTACCAGACGATCTTTCGGCGTCATGATTTTGGCGACGGGGATGTCCAGATTGGTCTGGAAACGCACGTCGCGACTGGTGACGATACCGACCAGGTCGCCCTTTTCCATCACCGGCACGCCGGAGATGTTGTGGTGGCTGGTCAGCGCGATCAGTTCGCGCACGCTGGCATCAGATTCGATGGTGATCGGGTCTTTTACAACACCCGCTTCAAACTTCTTCACTGCACGCACCGCGAGCGCCTGCTCTTCGATGCTCATGCTTTTGTGAATAATGCCGATACCGCCTTCCTGCGCCAGGGCAATGGCCAGACGCGACTCGGTCACGGTATCCATGGCAGCGGACACCAGCGGAATATTCAGGGTGATATTACGAGACAGTTTTGTCTTCAGGGAAACGTCTTTGGCAGTGACCTCGGAATAACCGGGCACAAGTAGGACGTCGTCAAAAGTGAGGGCTTCGCGTGCGATACGCAGAGATTCAGACATGGACACTCAAACCTCTAGGGAGCGGGATTGGGTATCGGCGCGATTATAGCCGCAACAATCCCGGAAACAAAAGCCTATTTCGACCGATTTGGCAAATCTCTTTACCTCGGCCGGCATCCTTGCAATATTTGCCGCCCAGATCCATTCGCAAGAGACCGAAATGCCAAATACTCCCCCCGGCGTAGCCAATCCCC
It includes:
- a CDS encoding adenylate/guanylate cyclase domain-containing protein: MTLLLVLGMASLGLFISDNQNRLLRTQLHDFGNTMALQLAKLASEPILSENSLNLRMLTTNLGQDEKVLGAGIYAHDGRLLSATGIQPDLTAAAFESAETFAYPWFRQTTDGSPERLISFITPATYQGVRAGSVMVTLSASQMDQATVSARNAIVYATLAMTLLASLLAYWLSRRLSLPIHHLMEATRAIGRGDLAIRINQQRNDEIGYLFEGFNNMAAGLLKKSQVEQVFSRYVSKNVADRVLANLDEVRLVDRPIEATVLFADITGFTAMSEKLQPSQVSELLNEYFSHISHACSLYGGVVDKFIGDCAMLAFGVLEDDTDHAFNAVSCAVLIQQLAARLNEQRRADGRPEVHFRIGINCGAMLAGNLGSDERMEYTVVGDAVNLASRLCSEAQPDQIIVRQQLYTMLQPRIVAKAERTIPIRGKSAPVGIYSIQNIHQKGQQVLESNLQKLLDAQPSQKSRRAVDHA
- the xrtE gene encoding exosortase E/protease, VPEID-CTERM system — encoded protein: MLKHFRAIFPLGVAFLLVLQLLYISQRFDAYTLVMEGATDGWRVLFGYLGKAAKIAVLYVALLCLLLKRELRSVLHSVRLEADIRRVGVYLLPQLLSYWVLLQSSLLIFEFAGEAGQLGILPYLFWFGALITSLVCWLLMIAPIRFWLRTTVRYRKPIVVAALVTAAIWLFTVMAGSLWGPLSTLTFVFSSNLLAQLNPQLVVVEPSQKVLGMGDFLVSVAPACSGYEGVGLISAFLALYLYLNRKEFRFPRAFVLFPLGVVVIWLLNVVRIAVLVALGYYWSADVAIGGFHSQAGWILFILTSFGLLWFASHWRFVMRADTGTVPQARKAAEPLERTNGARATAALMPLIVLLAADLLTSAFSSEFIWLYPVRVIAVLVTLAWFWPVLRLIPYRPSFQALGAGVGAAVIWVVLLFNTGVEADQAFSQMLRGTPELWSGLWLALRFLGAAITVPIAEELAFRGYLLCKLSRSPNYTHGALPWSVTGVLVSSLAFGALHGAWVAGTIAGLIYAYVRLRSRHVGDAITAHATTNLLVFIFAAYTGQWSMI
- a CDS encoding glycosyl hydrolase family 18 protein gives rise to the protein MKITTYLRLTAATLLGLLAGQAYAYDCGGLQVYVDGSTYSTGDTVQNNSVAYNCKVGGWCTVGGPYAPGEGWAWTEAWSDLGACDGSSSSSSSSSSSSSSSSSSSSSSGGSSSGSTSCNNLPVWDATTVYVGGNAVQHSSVKYTAKWWTQGDNPSQGGEYGVWRNDGSCSGSSSSSSSSSSSGGSSGGSSSSSSSSGASSSGGSRLGGYFVQWGVYQRNYHVKNIVTSGSAEKLTHIYYAFGNVQNGQCTIGDSYADYDRFYSAAESVDGQADTWDTGALRGSFNQLRKLKQMYPHIKVLWSFGGWTWSGGFGQAAQNPQAFADSCYNLLHDPRWDGVFDGIDLDWEYPNACGLSCDTSGYSSLTNVMEAMRARFGNELVTAAITADGTAGGKIDAADYAGASQYVDFYNVMTYDFFGAFDADGPTAPHSALYDYPGIPNAGFYSDRAIQALKNKGVPASKLNLGIGFYGRGWTGVSQSAPGGSATGAAAGSYEPGIEDYKVLKNTCPATGLVAGTAYAFCGNNWWSYDTPSTISGKMQYIADQDLGGSFFWELSGDTGNGELIEAMHSNQ
- the guaA gene encoding glutamine-hydrolyzing GMP synthase — its product is MSQDIHSSRILILDFGSQYTQLIARRVRELGVFSEIRAFDMTDEEIREYNPRGIILAGGPESVPEAGSPRAPQAVFELGVPVLGICYGMQTMAHQLGGAVEGSNVREFGYAQVKVEGQSALLHEIKDHLDDSGSALLDVWMSHGDKVVKMPEGFELMASTPSCPIAGMYNAEKNFFGVQFHPEVTHTLQGTRIYEHFVIQLCGCEKLWTPENIIEDSIAKVRAQVGDSKVLLGLSGGVDSSVVAALLHKAIGDQLTCVFVDNGLLRKNEGDQVMKMFADNMGVKVIRADAEEQFLSRLAGVDEPEAKRKVIGNTFIEIFDEEAAKLKGVKFLAQGTIYPDVIESAAAKTGKAHVIKSHHNVGGLPEDMALELVEPLRELFKDEVRKIGLELGLPYDMVYRHPFPGPGLGVRILGEVKKEYADILREADAIFIEELHNADWYHKTSQAFVVFLPVKSVGVVGDGRRYEYVVALRAVETVDFMTARWAHLPYELIEKVSNRIINEIENISRVAYDVSSKPPATIEWE
- the guaB gene encoding IMP dehydrogenase, translating into MSESLRIAREALTFDDVLLVPGYSEVTAKDVSLKTKLSRNITLNIPLVSAAMDTVTESRLAIALAQEGGIGIIHKSMSIEEQALAVRAVKKFEAGVVKDPITIESDASVRELIALTSHHNISGVPVMEKGDLVGIVTSRDVRFQTNLDIPVAKIMTPKDRLVTCDEGASPELVRELLHKHRIEKVLVVNDKFELRGLITVKDYNKAEQYPNSCKDSDGRLRVGASVGTSPDTDDRVAALVEAGADVLVVDTAHGHSKNVIDRVRRIKEMHPQVDVIGGNIATGEAAIALMEAGADAVKVGIGPGSICTTRIVTGIGVPQITAIAEVAKALEGTGVPLIADGGIRFSGDISKAIAAGAYSVMMGSMLAGTEEAPGEVELYQGRTYKSYRGMGSLGAMSRTQGSSDRYFQDASKGAEKLVPEGIEGRVPYKGPISAIVHQMMGGLCSAMGYTGSVDMETMRTRPQFVRVTAAGMGESHVHDVQITKEAPNYPVGGR